A stretch of the Streptomyces ortus genome encodes the following:
- a CDS encoding ANTAR domain-containing response regulator, protein MTAPESPQPVDAPDDDKSHVPPLTTRVVIAEDEALIRLDLKEMLEEEGYSVVGEAGDGEEAVELAREHRPDLVILDVKMPKLDGISAAEKIAEESIAPVLMLTAFSQRDLVERARDAGAMAYLVKPFSKSDVVPAIEMAVSRFTELKALEKEIEDLTQRLETRKLVDRAKSVLQTEYGLTEPAAFRWIQKTSMDRRMSMQQVAEAVILDADEKKADKKAAKG, encoded by the coding sequence GTGACCGCCCCCGAGTCGCCCCAGCCCGTAGACGCGCCCGACGACGACAAGTCGCACGTGCCTCCGCTGACGACCCGTGTCGTCATCGCCGAGGACGAGGCGCTGATCCGTCTCGACCTCAAGGAGATGCTCGAAGAAGAGGGGTACTCGGTCGTCGGCGAGGCAGGTGACGGTGAGGAAGCCGTCGAGCTCGCCCGGGAGCACCGCCCCGACCTGGTGATTCTCGATGTGAAGATGCCCAAGCTGGACGGGATCTCCGCCGCCGAGAAGATCGCGGAGGAGTCCATCGCCCCCGTGCTGATGCTGACCGCGTTCTCCCAGCGCGACCTCGTCGAGCGCGCGAGGGACGCCGGCGCGATGGCGTACCTGGTGAAGCCGTTCAGCAAGAGTGATGTCGTCCCGGCCATCGAGATGGCCGTCTCGCGGTTCACGGAGCTGAAGGCGCTGGAGAAGGAGATCGAGGATCTCACCCAGCGGCTGGAGACGCGGAAGCTGGTCGACCGGGCGAAGTCCGTGCTGCAGACGGAGTACGGCCTGACCGAGCCGGCGGCGTTCCGGTGGATCCAGAAGACGTCGATGGACCGTCGTATGTCGATGCAGCAGGTCGCCGAGGCGGTCATCCTGGACGCCGACGAGAAGAAGGCCGACAAGAAGGCCGCCAAGGGCTGA
- a CDS encoding ABC transporter ATP-binding protein, whose translation MTTDTTTKDTAPGANAPGETVLDARGVTMRFGGLTAVKNVDLTVNSGEIVGLIGPNGAGKTTFFNCLTGLYIPTEGEVRYKGKVLPSQSFKVTAAGVARTFQNIRLFSNMTVLENVLVGRHTRTKEGLWSALLRGPGFKKAEKASEERAMELLEFIGLAAKRDHLARNLPYGEQRKLEIARALASEPGLLLLDEPTAGMNPQETRATEELVFAIRDMGIAVLVIEHDMRFIFNLCDRVAVLVQGEKLVEGDSATVQGDERVVAAYLGEPYEDAPGQAEVAEVEAAEAQADAAPRKETDR comes from the coding sequence ATGACAACCGACACCACCACCAAGGACACCGCCCCGGGCGCCAACGCCCCCGGCGAGACCGTCCTCGACGCACGCGGCGTCACCATGCGCTTCGGCGGACTCACCGCCGTGAAGAACGTGGACCTCACCGTCAACAGCGGAGAGATCGTCGGACTCATCGGCCCCAACGGCGCCGGTAAGACGACCTTCTTCAACTGCCTCACCGGCCTCTACATCCCCACCGAGGGCGAGGTCCGCTACAAGGGCAAGGTCCTCCCCTCCCAGTCCTTCAAGGTCACCGCCGCCGGCGTAGCACGCACCTTCCAGAACATCCGGCTCTTCTCCAACATGACCGTCCTGGAAAACGTCCTCGTCGGCCGCCACACCCGCACCAAGGAAGGCCTCTGGTCCGCGCTCCTGCGCGGCCCCGGCTTCAAGAAGGCCGAAAAGGCCTCCGAAGAGCGCGCCATGGAACTCCTGGAGTTCATCGGTCTCGCCGCAAAACGCGACCACCTCGCCAGGAACCTCCCCTACGGCGAACAGCGCAAGCTCGAAATCGCCCGCGCACTCGCCAGCGAACCCGGCCTCCTGCTCCTCGACGAGCCCACCGCCGGAATGAACCCGCAGGAAACCCGCGCCACCGAAGAGCTCGTCTTCGCCATCCGTGACATGGGCATCGCCGTACTCGTCATCGAGCACGACATGCGCTTCATCTTCAACCTCTGCGACCGCGTCGCCGTACTCGTCCAGGGCGAGAAGCTCGTCGAAGGCGACAGCGCCACCGTCCAGGGGGACGAACGCGTGGTCGCCGCCTACCTCGGCGAACCCTACGAAGACGCACCCGGCCAAGCCGAAGTCGCGGAGGTCGAAGCGGCCGAAGCACAGGCCGACGCCGCGCCCCGCAAGGAGACCGACCGATGA
- a CDS encoding branched-chain amino acid ABC transporter permease: protein MNELPQQLVNGLLLGSMYGLVAIGYTMVYGIVQLINFAHGEIFMIGGFGALTVYLYVLPDGTTMWIALPLMLLGAVITATTVAVGAERFAYRPLRTAPRLAPLITAIGLSLALQQAVWAWYPDAKQSINFPEIEGGPFKIGDVTIQTGDVFLLIAAPISMAILAFFVMKTRTGRGMQATAQDPDTAKLMGINTDRIIVVAFALGAVFAAVGAVAYGLKYGQVQFRMGFILGLKAFTAAVLGGIGNIYGAMIGGLVLGLAETLATAYIADVPGMEQLGGQSWANVWAFVLLILVLLFRPQGLLGERVADRA from the coding sequence GTGAACGAACTGCCGCAGCAGCTGGTCAACGGCCTGCTACTGGGATCCATGTACGGGCTGGTCGCCATCGGCTACACGATGGTCTATGGCATCGTCCAGCTCATCAACTTCGCCCACGGCGAGATCTTCATGATCGGAGGCTTCGGCGCACTCACGGTCTACCTGTACGTGCTGCCCGACGGCACCACCATGTGGATCGCACTGCCCCTGATGCTCCTCGGAGCCGTCATCACCGCGACAACCGTCGCCGTGGGAGCGGAACGGTTCGCCTACCGGCCGCTGCGCACCGCGCCACGCCTCGCCCCCCTCATCACCGCCATCGGCCTCTCCCTCGCACTCCAGCAGGCCGTGTGGGCGTGGTACCCGGACGCGAAGCAGTCCATCAACTTCCCCGAGATCGAAGGCGGCCCCTTCAAGATCGGTGACGTCACCATCCAGACCGGTGACGTCTTCCTGCTCATCGCGGCCCCCATCAGCATGGCGATCCTCGCCTTCTTCGTGATGAAGACCCGCACCGGCCGCGGCATGCAGGCCACCGCGCAGGACCCGGACACCGCCAAACTCATGGGCATCAACACCGACCGCATCATCGTGGTCGCCTTCGCCCTCGGCGCGGTCTTCGCCGCCGTCGGAGCCGTCGCCTACGGCCTCAAGTACGGCCAGGTCCAGTTCCGCATGGGCTTCATCCTCGGCCTCAAGGCCTTCACCGCCGCCGTCCTCGGCGGCATCGGCAACATCTACGGAGCCATGATCGGCGGCCTCGTCCTCGGCCTCGCCGAAACCCTCGCCACCGCCTACATCGCCGACGTCCCCGGCATGGAACAGCTCGGCGGCCAGTCCTGGGCCAACGTCTGGGCCTTCGTACTCCTCATCCTCGTGCTCCTCTTCAGGCCACAGGGCCTGCTCGGCGAGCGCGTCGCGGACAGGGCGTGA
- a CDS encoding SIMPL domain-containing protein, whose amino-acid sequence MTSAPEHPAGPATPYGTPAAPRIAVRGEAHLEVDPEIARIGITVSARGTDRTDALTDLTRRNTTALDLIKTYGDAVEKLETGAFSITPELTRHGRGERVRAYHGRVHLTAELTDFTALGELTTRLAELDLTSVDGPWWALRPDSPAHRRARQQAVREAVQRAREYAEALGTTLAALVELADLEAENVQPYAMAAPQFAMRSKGFDAAAPEQAPALDLEPERQHVYAQVNARFTMSPPAL is encoded by the coding sequence ATGACCTCCGCACCCGAGCACCCCGCCGGGCCCGCCACCCCCTACGGCACCCCCGCGGCCCCCCGCATCGCCGTCCGCGGCGAAGCCCACCTCGAAGTCGACCCCGAGATAGCCCGCATCGGCATCACCGTCAGCGCCCGCGGCACCGACCGCACCGACGCCCTGACCGACCTCACCCGCCGCAACACCACCGCCCTCGACCTCATCAAGACCTACGGCGACGCCGTCGAGAAACTCGAAACGGGCGCCTTCTCCATCACTCCCGAACTCACCAGACACGGCCGGGGCGAACGCGTGCGCGCTTACCACGGCCGCGTCCACCTCACCGCCGAACTCACCGACTTCACCGCCCTCGGCGAACTCACCACCCGCCTCGCCGAGCTCGACCTCACCAGCGTCGACGGCCCGTGGTGGGCCCTGCGTCCCGATTCCCCCGCCCACCGCCGCGCCAGACAGCAAGCGGTACGCGAAGCCGTCCAGCGGGCCCGCGAATACGCCGAAGCCCTCGGCACCACCCTCGCCGCACTCGTCGAACTCGCCGACCTCGAAGCGGAGAACGTCCAGCCCTACGCCATGGCGGCCCCGCAGTTCGCCATGCGCTCCAAAGGCTTCGACGCCGCCGCCCCCGAACAGGCCCCCGCCCTCGACCTCGAACCCGAAAGGCAACACGTGTACGCACAGGTCAACGCCCGCTTCACCATGTCACCGCCGGCCCTGTGA
- a CDS encoding helix-turn-helix domain-containing protein — MNFHGTEVRQRAITLLRDGASNADVARNCEVPPGTIAYWKHVDRAKRGECPGKHDPKCPRCDGRELDGVAYSYLLGLYLGDGHISHYSEHRVPNLMITCDESWPGLMDNCEQAMRTVFPDNSVCRVRKTGCRNVKVYSKHLSCLFPQHGPGKKHERRIALEPWQQGIVGAHPWEFVRGLVHSDGCRIINWTTRLVAGERKRYEYPRYFFTNVSDDIRQLYTDTLDTLGVEWTHCTRHGNPYNISVARRASVALMDLHVGAKY; from the coding sequence ATGAACTTTCACGGCACAGAGGTGCGACAGCGGGCGATCACGCTGCTGCGGGACGGCGCGAGCAACGCGGACGTGGCACGGAACTGCGAGGTACCACCCGGCACGATCGCCTACTGGAAGCATGTCGACAGAGCGAAACGCGGCGAATGCCCAGGGAAGCACGACCCGAAGTGCCCCCGGTGCGACGGCCGGGAGCTGGACGGGGTCGCATACAGCTACCTGCTTGGCCTGTATCTGGGCGACGGTCACATCAGCCACTACTCCGAGCACCGCGTGCCCAACCTCATGATCACCTGCGACGAGTCGTGGCCCGGTCTCATGGACAACTGCGAACAAGCCATGCGCACCGTGTTCCCCGACAACTCAGTCTGCCGCGTCCGGAAAACCGGGTGCCGCAACGTGAAGGTCTACTCGAAGCACTTGTCCTGCCTCTTCCCCCAGCACGGCCCCGGTAAGAAGCACGAACGCCGCATCGCCCTCGAACCCTGGCAGCAGGGCATCGTCGGCGCCCACCCGTGGGAGTTCGTCCGGGGGCTCGTCCACTCCGACGGGTGCCGGATCATCAACTGGACGACCCGGCTCGTGGCCGGTGAGCGCAAGCGCTACGAATACCCCCGGTACTTCTTCACCAACGTGTCCGACGACATCCGGCAGCTCTATACGGACACGCTCGACACGCTGGGCGTCGAGTGGACGCACTGCACCCGCCACGGCAACCCGTACAACATCTCCGTCGCCCGCCGTGCCTCCGTCGCTCTCATGGACCTCCACGTAGGGGCCAAGTACTGA
- a CDS encoding Tat pathway signal sequence domain protein gives MALYYARHRRAVLASATAAALLAGGGYLYATRPRPAPPAVGPYPSQVVEVAYLGEEGSPRNAPKDSFTFAVRITALSGPTLTVVKISQPYAGLHLTSVPHTPFRTRTGFGHKIVVTMNVTECANTPRNAGLPFLDVTLRNTRAMEDHSYILGERYAHDLSEALQVACSNDPPSRAKRQNAAENTAARSAGSQNVDRTNRP, from the coding sequence GTGGCTCTCTACTACGCCCGGCACCGCCGCGCCGTGCTCGCGTCCGCGACGGCCGCCGCCCTCCTGGCGGGCGGCGGCTACCTCTACGCGACCCGGCCGCGGCCGGCGCCGCCCGCCGTCGGGCCGTATCCGTCCCAGGTCGTCGAGGTCGCCTACCTGGGCGAGGAGGGCTCCCCCAGGAACGCGCCGAAGGACAGCTTCACCTTCGCGGTGCGGATCACCGCCCTGTCCGGCCCCACCCTCACCGTCGTGAAGATCTCCCAGCCCTACGCCGGGCTCCACCTGACATCGGTGCCGCATACACCGTTCCGCACGAGGACGGGTTTCGGCCACAAGATCGTTGTCACTATGAATGTCACGGAATGCGCGAATACGCCGCGGAACGCCGGACTTCCTTTCCTGGACGTAACTCTGCGTAATACGCGCGCAATGGAAGACCACAGCTACATCTTGGGTGAGCGTTATGCGCACGACCTGTCCGAAGCCCTGCAAGTAGCCTGCAGCAACGACCCGCCGTCACGAGCAAAACGTCAGAACGCTGCTGAAAACACCGCCGCACGATCTGCGGGTTCTCAGAATGTGGACCGGACGAATCGGCCGTAA
- a CDS encoding branched-chain amino acid ABC transporter permease, which translates to MTTQTNTPQTPAKGPADNTTGLIGIPPHIGRALATGGGILTIISTFLAWTWTSAFPGDLTVYGYPGGLQVLVLIGGILTTLFALASYGIKGLRWLTPAGADSAIKLAALAAFATAWYTILAISSELGGLANLEPGGWVAAVATLTALIGALSLPFEHPAPDPFDPEDTGWEQFRHKARHNRTVVKAAFASGTTKAPAHKLPPYAEILIIIAALSLGLIVFTYGIGTEYDEQFVGFLITAGFGFAAAAKAGLVNRVSALTAKHRNITMLGAFVAAAAFPFTQSDDQYATIGVYILIFATVALGLNIVVGLAGLLDLGYVAFLGVGAYTAAMVSGSPSSPFDVHLPFWAAALLGAAVAMIFGVLIGAPTLRLRGDYLAIVTLGFGEIFRITVLNMDGTSGPDITNGSNGISSIPNLNILGFDFGQEHSIAGFTIARFANYFFLMLLITLIVVIVFRRSGDSRIGRAWVAIREDETAALAMGINGFRVKLIAFALGAALAGLAGSVQAHVTYTVTPEQYQFAHVVPPNSAFLLAAVVLGGMGTISGPLVGAALLYLIPAKLQFLGDYQLLAFGLALVLLMRFRPEGLIPNRRRQLEFHEEAEAPTVLSKAGA; encoded by the coding sequence ATGACCACACAGACCAACACGCCCCAGACACCCGCCAAGGGACCCGCCGACAACACCACCGGCCTCATCGGCATCCCGCCCCACATCGGACGCGCGCTCGCCACCGGCGGCGGCATCCTGACCATCATCTCCACCTTCCTCGCCTGGACCTGGACCTCCGCCTTCCCCGGCGACCTCACCGTCTACGGCTACCCCGGCGGCCTCCAGGTCCTCGTCCTCATCGGCGGCATCCTCACCACGCTCTTCGCCCTCGCCTCCTACGGCATCAAGGGCCTGCGCTGGCTGACACCCGCCGGCGCCGACAGCGCCATCAAGCTCGCCGCACTCGCCGCGTTCGCCACCGCCTGGTACACCATCCTCGCGATCAGCTCCGAACTCGGCGGCCTCGCCAACCTCGAACCCGGCGGCTGGGTCGCGGCCGTGGCCACCCTCACCGCCCTCATCGGCGCACTCTCCCTGCCCTTCGAACACCCCGCGCCCGACCCCTTCGACCCCGAAGACACCGGCTGGGAGCAGTTCCGCCACAAGGCGCGGCACAACCGCACCGTCGTCAAGGCCGCCTTCGCCTCCGGCACCACCAAGGCCCCGGCCCACAAACTCCCCCCGTACGCCGAAATCCTCATCATCATCGCCGCGCTCAGCCTCGGCCTGATCGTCTTCACCTACGGCATCGGCACCGAGTACGACGAACAGTTCGTGGGCTTCCTCATCACCGCGGGCTTCGGCTTCGCCGCGGCGGCCAAGGCCGGACTCGTCAACCGCGTCTCCGCCCTCACCGCCAAACACCGCAACATCACCATGCTCGGCGCGTTCGTCGCCGCCGCCGCGTTCCCCTTCACCCAGTCCGACGACCAGTACGCGACCATCGGCGTCTACATCCTGATCTTCGCCACCGTCGCCCTCGGCCTCAACATCGTCGTCGGCCTCGCCGGACTCCTCGACCTCGGATACGTCGCCTTCCTCGGCGTCGGCGCCTACACCGCCGCCATGGTCTCCGGCTCCCCCTCCTCACCGTTCGACGTCCACCTGCCGTTCTGGGCCGCCGCCCTCCTCGGCGCAGCAGTCGCCATGATCTTCGGCGTCCTCATCGGCGCCCCCACCCTGCGACTGCGCGGTGACTACCTCGCCATCGTCACCCTCGGCTTCGGCGAGATCTTCCGCATCACCGTCCTCAACATGGACGGCACCAGCGGACCCGACATCACCAACGGCTCCAACGGCATCTCCTCGATCCCGAACCTGAACATCCTCGGATTCGACTTCGGCCAGGAACACAGCATCGCCGGCTTCACCATCGCGCGATTCGCCAACTACTTCTTCCTGATGCTCCTCATCACGCTGATCGTCGTGATCGTCTTCCGGCGCAGCGGCGACTCCCGCATCGGCCGCGCCTGGGTCGCCATCCGCGAGGACGAGACCGCCGCACTCGCCATGGGCATCAACGGCTTCCGCGTCAAGCTCATCGCCTTCGCCCTCGGCGCCGCACTCGCCGGCCTCGCCGGATCCGTACAGGCACACGTCACCTACACCGTGACACCCGAGCAGTACCAGTTCGCCCACGTCGTCCCGCCCAACTCGGCCTTCCTGCTCGCAGCGGTCGTCCTCGGCGGCATGGGCACCATCAGCGGCCCCCTCGTCGGCGCCGCACTGCTCTACCTCATCCCCGCCAAGCTCCAGTTCCTCGGCGACTACCAACTCCTCGCCTTCGGCCTCGCGCTCGTCCTGCTGATGCGCTTCCGACCGGAAGGCCTCATCCCCAACCGGCGGCGCCAGCTCGAATTCCACGAGGAAGCGGAAGCGCCCACAGTCCTCAGCAAGGCAGGGGCCTGA
- a CDS encoding branched-chain amino acid ABC transporter substrate-binding protein, translated as MRQRSLIAITAALAAGALTLTACGSRDDDGGSDSGSGNKTVVIGVDAPLTGDLSALGLGIKNSVDLAAKTANKEKTVEGITFKVEALDDQAQPSSGQQNAVKFVADKDVVGVVGPLNSSVAESMQKVFDDAKLVEISPANTGPTLTQGTDWQTKKVRTYKSYFRTATTDAIQGPFAAQYVYNDAKKKKVYVIDDKKTYGAGLAATFTSEFKKLGGKVVGTQHIDPETKDFSAVVTQVKSSGADVVYYGGEYPQAGPLSKQIKAAGVKIPLVGGDGIYSADFIKLAGAGGKGDLATSVGAPVEELPSAKEFVANYKAAGYKEAFEAYGGYSYDSGWAIIEAVKKVVEDNDGKLPDDARAKITEAVQNVSFDGVTGKVSFDEYGDTTNKQLTVYSVEGGTWKAIKSGTYTG; from the coding sequence GTGCGTCAACGTTCGCTCATCGCCATCACCGCCGCGTTGGCGGCGGGAGCACTCACCCTCACCGCCTGTGGCTCGCGCGACGACGACGGCGGCTCGGACTCCGGCAGCGGTAACAAAACCGTCGTCATCGGTGTCGACGCCCCGCTGACGGGTGACCTCTCCGCCCTGGGCCTCGGAATCAAGAACTCCGTGGACCTCGCCGCCAAGACGGCCAACAAGGAAAAGACCGTCGAAGGCATCACCTTCAAGGTCGAAGCCCTCGACGACCAGGCACAGCCCTCCTCGGGCCAGCAGAACGCCGTCAAGTTCGTCGCGGACAAGGACGTCGTCGGCGTCGTCGGCCCGCTGAACTCCTCGGTCGCCGAGTCCATGCAGAAGGTCTTCGACGACGCCAAGCTCGTCGAGATCTCCCCCGCCAACACGGGGCCGACCCTCACCCAGGGCACGGACTGGCAGACCAAGAAGGTCCGCACGTACAAGTCGTACTTCCGCACCGCGACCACGGACGCCATCCAGGGCCCGTTCGCCGCGCAGTACGTCTACAACGACGCGAAGAAGAAGAAGGTCTATGTCATCGACGACAAGAAGACCTACGGCGCCGGCCTGGCCGCCACCTTCACCTCCGAGTTCAAGAAGCTCGGCGGCAAGGTAGTCGGAACCCAGCACATCGACCCCGAGACCAAGGACTTCTCCGCCGTCGTCACCCAGGTGAAGAGCTCCGGCGCCGACGTCGTCTACTACGGCGGCGAGTACCCGCAGGCCGGCCCGCTCAGCAAGCAGATCAAGGCCGCGGGCGTCAAGATCCCGCTCGTCGGCGGTGACGGCATCTACAGCGCCGACTTCATCAAGCTGGCCGGCGCGGGCGGCAAGGGCGACCTCGCCACCTCGGTCGGCGCGCCCGTCGAGGAGCTGCCCTCCGCCAAGGAGTTCGTCGCCAACTACAAGGCGGCCGGCTACAAGGAGGCCTTCGAGGCCTACGGCGGCTACTCCTACGACTCCGGCTGGGCGATCATCGAAGCCGTGAAGAAGGTCGTCGAGGACAACGACGGCAAGCTCCCGGACGACGCCCGCGCCAAGATCACCGAGGCCGTGCAGAACGTGTCCTTCGACGGAGTGACCGGCAAGGTCTCCTTCGACGAGTACGGCGACACCACCAACAAGCAGCTCACCGTCTACTCGGTCGAGGGCGGCACCTGGAAGGCCATCAAGTCCGGCACCTACACCGGCTGA
- a CDS encoding ABC transporter ATP-binding protein — MTALLEVEDLRVAYGKIEAVKGISFKVDAGQVVTLIGTNGAGKTTTLRTLSGLLKPIGGQIKFQGKSLKKTPAHQIVSLGLAHSPEGRHIFPRMTIEDNLRLGAFLRNDKAGIEKDIQRAYDLFAILGERRKQAAGTLSGGEQQMLAMGRALMSQPKLLMLDEPSMGLSPIMMQKIMATIAELKSQGTTILLVEQNAQAALSLADQGHVMEVGSIVLSGTGRDLLTDESVRKAYLGED, encoded by the coding sequence ATGACCGCACTCCTCGAAGTCGAAGACCTCCGGGTCGCCTACGGCAAGATCGAAGCCGTCAAGGGCATCTCCTTCAAGGTCGACGCCGGCCAGGTCGTCACCCTCATCGGCACCAACGGCGCCGGCAAGACCACCACCCTGCGCACCCTGTCCGGCCTCCTCAAGCCCATCGGCGGCCAGATCAAGTTCCAGGGCAAGTCGCTCAAGAAGACCCCCGCCCACCAGATCGTCTCCCTCGGACTCGCGCACTCCCCCGAGGGGCGGCACATCTTCCCCCGCATGACGATCGAGGACAACCTCCGCCTCGGCGCCTTCCTGCGCAACGACAAGGCAGGCATCGAGAAGGACATCCAGCGCGCCTACGACCTCTTCGCCATCCTCGGAGAACGCCGTAAGCAGGCCGCGGGCACCCTCTCCGGCGGCGAACAGCAGATGCTCGCCATGGGCCGCGCCCTGATGTCGCAGCCCAAGCTGCTCATGCTCGACGAACCCTCCATGGGTCTCTCGCCGATCATGATGCAGAAGATCATGGCGACCATCGCGGAACTGAAGTCCCAGGGCACGACGATCCTCCTCGTCGAGCAGAACGCCCAGGCGGCGCTCTCCCTCGCCGACCAGGGGCACGTCATGGAGGTCGGCTCCATCGTGCTCTCCGGCACCGGCCGGGACCTCCTCACCGACGAGTCCGTCCGCAAGGCGTACCTCGGCGAGGACTGA
- the pyk gene encoding pyruvate kinase, whose protein sequence is MRRAKIVCTLGPATDSYDQIKALVEAGMDVARLNLSHGGYADHEERYQRVRKASDETGRSVGILADLQGPKIRLGRFTEGPVLLERGDTFTITVEADAQGDRHTCGTTYAGLAADVTAGERILVDDGKVCLEVTSVDGPRVHTTVVEGGMVSDNKGLNLPGVAVSVPALSEKDENDLRWALRAGCDVIALSFVRSGRDIEDVHRIMDEEGRRLPVIAKVEKPQAVDNIEDIVAAFDGIMVARGDLGVEMPLEQVPMVQKRAIKLAKRNAKPVIVATQMLDSMIENSRPTRAEASDVANAVIDGTDAVMLSGETSVGKYPVETVATMARIVEAAEEDILDKGLPPLTDRNKPRTQGGAVARAAAEMGDFLGAKFLVAFTQSGDTVRRLSRYRSPIPLLAFTPDQATRSQLNLTWGVETLLGPHVDSTDAMVDQVDELLLKHGLCQRGDIVVITAGSPPGVSGSTNLVRVHHIGEDDSPK, encoded by the coding sequence ATGCGCCGAGCAAAGATCGTCTGTACGTTGGGCCCCGCCACCGATTCCTACGACCAGATCAAAGCACTGGTCGAAGCCGGAATGGACGTAGCCCGCCTCAACCTGAGCCACGGCGGTTACGCCGACCACGAGGAGCGCTACCAGCGCGTACGCAAGGCATCCGACGAGACCGGCCGCAGCGTCGGAATCCTCGCCGACCTCCAGGGCCCCAAGATCCGACTCGGCCGCTTCACCGAAGGCCCCGTACTCCTCGAACGCGGCGACACCTTCACCATCACGGTGGAGGCGGACGCCCAGGGGGACCGCCACACCTGCGGCACCACCTACGCCGGCCTCGCCGCGGACGTCACCGCCGGCGAACGCATCCTCGTCGATGACGGAAAGGTCTGCCTCGAAGTCACCTCCGTCGACGGACCCCGCGTCCACACCACCGTCGTCGAGGGCGGCATGGTCTCCGACAACAAGGGCCTCAACCTCCCCGGCGTCGCCGTCTCCGTCCCCGCCCTCTCCGAGAAGGACGAGAACGACCTCCGCTGGGCGCTGCGTGCCGGCTGCGACGTCATCGCCCTCTCCTTCGTCCGCAGCGGACGCGACATCGAGGACGTCCACCGCATCATGGACGAGGAGGGCCGCCGCCTCCCCGTGATCGCCAAGGTCGAGAAGCCCCAGGCCGTCGACAACATCGAGGACATCGTCGCCGCGTTCGACGGCATCATGGTGGCCCGGGGCGACCTCGGCGTCGAAATGCCCCTGGAGCAGGTTCCGATGGTCCAGAAGCGCGCGATCAAGCTGGCGAAGCGCAACGCCAAGCCGGTCATCGTCGCCACGCAGATGCTCGACTCGATGATCGAGAACTCGCGGCCGACGCGTGCCGAGGCCTCGGACGTCGCCAACGCGGTCATCGACGGCACGGACGCGGTGATGCTCTCCGGTGAGACCAGCGTCGGCAAGTACCCCGTGGAGACGGTCGCCACGATGGCCCGCATCGTGGAGGCGGCGGAGGAGGACATCCTCGACAAGGGGCTGCCGCCGCTGACGGACCGGAACAAGCCCCGTACGCAGGGCGGCGCGGTCGCGCGGGCCGCCGCCGAGATGGGCGACTTCCTGGGCGCGAAGTTCCTGGTGGCCTTCACCCAGTCCGGCGACACGGTCCGCCGGCTGTCCCGCTACCGCTCGCCGATCCCGCTCCTGGCCTTCACCCCGGACCAGGCGACGCGTTCGCAGCTGAACCTCACGTGGGGCGTCGAGACACTGCTGGGCCCGCACGTCGACTCCACGGACGCGATGGTCGACCAGGTCGACGAACTGCTCCTGAAGCACGGCCTCTGCCAGAGGGGCGACATCGTCGTCATCACAGCCGGCTCACCCCCCGGAGTCTCAGGCTCCACAAACCTGGTCCGAGTCCACCACATCGGAGAGGACGACAGCCCGAAGTAG